From a single Halorussus halophilus genomic region:
- a CDS encoding sulfite exporter TauE/SafE family protein, translated as MTINWVTTGVSAVVILVASVVHGIAGFGFAQVSMGLMPLFRSPSSASIIFTATAVVSNARVWWSVRDAFDWQKWIVPVGGLVVGMPLGIYVFSQFNKAQMRVAIGAVLVLAVIIVGATQQLDVVTDWIEARDYRPGNLVGATAGLFAGIFGGAVAVPGPPMIIYGAFMSASGFWSDEEMKATFTAFFGTLMLYRLGSLTYTGTVTTPLMIEALVAIPMVFVGAWIGVYIFDNIPERVFQWVVLILLTVNAFVLLFTAIPQL; from the coding sequence GTGACGATCAATTGGGTGACGACGGGGGTATCTGCGGTCGTCATTCTGGTCGCGTCCGTCGTACACGGAATCGCTGGGTTTGGCTTCGCGCAGGTTTCGATGGGACTGATGCCACTGTTCCGATCACCGTCTAGTGCGTCGATTATCTTCACAGCGACGGCAGTCGTGAGCAACGCCCGTGTCTGGTGGAGTGTCCGAGACGCGTTCGACTGGCAGAAGTGGATTGTCCCCGTCGGGGGACTCGTCGTCGGAATGCCACTGGGAATCTACGTGTTCAGCCAGTTCAACAAGGCACAGATGCGCGTCGCCATCGGGGCGGTCCTCGTGCTCGCAGTCATCATCGTCGGTGCGACCCAACAACTTGACGTCGTCACGGACTGGATCGAAGCACGGGACTACCGCCCGGGGAATCTCGTCGGCGCGACGGCTGGACTCTTTGCCGGGATATTCGGCGGGGCAGTTGCAGTTCCCGGCCCGCCGATGATCATCTACGGGGCGTTCATGTCCGCCAGCGGGTTCTGGAGCGATGAAGAGATGAAGGCGACGTTCACCGCCTTCTTTGGGACGCTCATGCTGTACCGACTCGGCAGTCTCACCTACACGGGAACGGTGACGACGCCGCTCATGATCGAAGCCCTCGTCGCAATCCCGATGGTGTTCGTTGGCGCGTGGATCGGGGTCTATATCTTCGACAACATCCCTGAACGCGTCTTCCAATGGGTCGTGCTGATACTACTGACCGTGAACGCGTTCGTCCTACTGTTCACAGCCATCCCACAACTCTAA